Proteins encoded in a region of the Lepidochelys kempii isolate rLepKem1 chromosome 22, rLepKem1.hap2, whole genome shotgun sequence genome:
- the PIH1D2 gene encoding PIH1 domain-containing protein 2 isoform X2: protein MQSNIVLPLNHIFAYRPTSWWKRVPAPKSPTDPIPLSAGLLEEVSGKAELYSIIDIAYNPSVLQRENQAEMDHLITLTFKYIEEHYNLSLSHSYHIATFTLKGSLKRMKQSLRGGPVPAPLLNKNMRNELTLDLMKHNLGEEDHNNTTLLPNKNVTQSKVHLIEEIASMELPEEVNTPAYELTIAKDANRKPLKIELKVELPKVSSVSECELSISRDDVIVEVPEKYRLQLDLPELVNEEATTATFNKGKGVLLITMPIP from the exons atGCAAAGCAATATTGTGCTCCCCCTGAACCACATCTTTGCCTACAGACCCACATCCTG GTGGAAAAGGGTCCCAGCTCCTAAGTCACCTACAGATCCAATACCTCTAAGTGCTGGACTACTAGAGGAGGTGTCCGGTAAAGCGG AGCTTTACTCCATCATAGATATTGCATATAACCCATCTGTTCTTCAGCGAGAGAACCAAGCAGAAATGGATCATTTGATCACTCTGACGTTTAAATACATTGAGGAGCATTACAACCTCTCTCTGTCCCACTCTTATCACATTGCAACATTCACACTCAAAGGAAGCCTGAAAAGGATGAAACAGAGTCTGAGAGGAGGGCCAGTACCAGCTCCACTTCTCAACAAGAACATGAGGAACG AACTGACACTGGACCTGATGAAGCACAACCTCGGAGAGGAGGACCACAATAATACTACATTGCTGCCGAACAAGAATGTTACACAGTCTAAAGTGCATCTGATAGAAGAAATTGCCAGTATGGAGCTGCCAGAGGAGGTAAACACACCAGCCTATGAACTGACCATTGCAAAGGATGCAAACAGGAAACCTCTAAAGATTGAACTGAAAGTTGAATTGCCTAAAGTTAGTTCCGTTTCTGAATGTGAACTGAGCATTTCAAGG GACGATGTAATCGTTGAAGTCCCTGAGAAATACAGATTACAGCTGGATTTACCAGAGTTGGTCAATGAAGAAGCAACTACAGCAACATTTAACAAAGGGAAAGGTGTGTTGCTTATCACAATGCCAATTCCCTAA
- the TIMM8B gene encoding mitochondrial import inner membrane translocase subunit Tim8 B yields the protein MAELDGGRDPAVSELQRLVAAEQQRAQFTAQVHNFMEVCWDKCVDKPGSKLDSRTEGCLASCVDRFIDTTLSITNRFAQVVQKGGH from the exons ATGGCGGAGCTGGACGGGGGCCGGGACCCCGCGGTCTCCGAGCTGCAGCGGCTGGTGGCCGCTGAGCAGCAGCGGGCGCAGTTCACTGCCCAG GTTCATAATTTCATGGAAGTTTGCTGGGACAAATGTGTGGACAAACCTGGCTCAAAGTTGGACTCCAGAACAGAAGGCTGTCTAGCCAGCTGTGTGGACAGATTCATTGATACCACATTATCCATCACTAACCGCTTTGCTCAGGTTGTACAGAAAGGGGGACACTGA
- the PIH1D2 gene encoding PIH1 domain-containing protein 2 isoform X1, whose product MAAPSHPEDMLTQVTQLWSMLDEMSESTPESYHRFMQQQLEDAKQYCAPPEPHLCLQTHILDPNEKSLFINLCRWKRVPAPKSPTDPIPLSAGLLEEVSGKAELYSIIDIAYNPSVLQRENQAEMDHLITLTFKYIEEHYNLSLSHSYHIATFTLKGSLKRMKQSLRGGPVPAPLLNKNMRNELTLDLMKHNLGEEDHNNTTLLPNKNVTQSKVHLIEEIASMELPEEVNTPAYELTIAKDANRKPLKIELKVELPKVSSVSECELSISRDDVIVEVPEKYRLQLDLPELVNEEATTATFNKGKGVLLITMPIP is encoded by the exons ATGGCTGCCCCTTCTCACCCAGAGGACATGCTGACCCAAGTGACCCAGCTCTGGAGTATGCTGGATGAGATGTCAGAAAGCACCCCTGAGAGTTACCACAGATttatgcagcagcagctggaagatGCAAAGCAATATTGTGCTCCCCCTGAACCACATCTTTGCCTACAGACCCACATCCTG GATCCTAATGAAAAATCATTATTCATTAACCTCTGCAGGTGGAAAAGGGTCCCAGCTCCTAAGTCACCTACAGATCCAATACCTCTAAGTGCTGGACTACTAGAGGAGGTGTCCGGTAAAGCGG AGCTTTACTCCATCATAGATATTGCATATAACCCATCTGTTCTTCAGCGAGAGAACCAAGCAGAAATGGATCATTTGATCACTCTGACGTTTAAATACATTGAGGAGCATTACAACCTCTCTCTGTCCCACTCTTATCACATTGCAACATTCACACTCAAAGGAAGCCTGAAAAGGATGAAACAGAGTCTGAGAGGAGGGCCAGTACCAGCTCCACTTCTCAACAAGAACATGAGGAACG AACTGACACTGGACCTGATGAAGCACAACCTCGGAGAGGAGGACCACAATAATACTACATTGCTGCCGAACAAGAATGTTACACAGTCTAAAGTGCATCTGATAGAAGAAATTGCCAGTATGGAGCTGCCAGAGGAGGTAAACACACCAGCCTATGAACTGACCATTGCAAAGGATGCAAACAGGAAACCTCTAAAGATTGAACTGAAAGTTGAATTGCCTAAAGTTAGTTCCGTTTCTGAATGTGAACTGAGCATTTCAAGG GACGATGTAATCGTTGAAGTCCCTGAGAAATACAGATTACAGCTGGATTTACCAGAGTTGGTCAATGAAGAAGCAACTACAGCAACATTTAACAAAGGGAAAGGTGTGTTGCTTATCACAATGCCAATTCCCTAA
- the NKAPD1 gene encoding uncharacterized protein NKAPD1, which yields MSRVPLGKVLLRNVIRHTDAHNKIQEESEMWKIRELEKQTQETYRWKQGRMSPNTSSSRMRSDGFDEESQRADWKAKNFVHVPDMIEDDLLRARTWNKKLYECEANMPDRWGHSGYKELYPEEFDTDSDQQEKDEQNAVNGKRKSHPGKQSVHASLKRKRPKKSQKKKQKKRSHKKRKKRKKEKVKASSDSSPESECSEEGTSGTKKGKHKHKKKTRKRLAKEPASSSGQESDSSSVSSSEDSELEEKREKWSKKKRRKCPVSASERHSEIPEKQSKRTNWKVAADEKSEDSSDED from the exons ATGTCTCGAGTCCCTTTAGGAAAAGTCCTCTTGCGAAATGTCATTCGTCACACTGACGCACACAACAAG ATTCAGGAAGAATCAGAAATGTGGAAAATAAGGGAGCTGGAGAAGCAGACTCAAGAGACTTACCGGTGGAAGCAAGGGAGAATGTCACCCAATACCTCCAG TAGTCGGATGCGCAGTGACGGTTTTGATGAGGAGAGCCAAAGGGCTGACTGGAAGGCAAAGAACTTTGTGCATGTTCCTGACATGATCGAAGACGACCTTCTCAGAGCCCGGACCTGGAATAAGAAGCTCTACGAATGTGAAGCCAACATGCCAGACAG ATGGGGTCACAGTGGCTATAAAGAGTTATATCCAGAGGAATTTGATACTGACAG TGAccagcaagagaaagatgaacaAAACGCTGTCAATGGAAAGAGGAAATCTCACCCAGGAAAACAATCTGTGCATGCGTCACTCAAACGGAAGAGGCCAAAGAAATCACAGAAGAAGAAGCAGAAAAAGAGATCACACAAAAAGCgaaagaagaggaaaaaggagAAGGTGAAGGCATCATCAGATTCTTCCCCGGAAAGCGAGTGCTCAGAAGAGGGGACTTCGGGCACCAAGAAAGGGAAACACAAGCACAAGAAGAAGACCAGGAAAAGGCTCGCAAAGGAACCTGCCTCTTCCTctgggcaggaaagtgactcttcCAGTGTGAGCAGCTCTGAGGACAGCGAACttgaggagaaaagggaaaagtggtctaagaaaaaaaggaggaaatgcCCTGTGTCTGCCTCAGAGAGGCACAGTGAGATTCCGGAGAAGCAAAGCAAGAGGACGAACTGGAAAGTGGCAGCTGATGAGAAGTCGGAGGACAGCTCCGATGAGGACTAA